Proteins encoded together in one Salvelinus fontinalis isolate EN_2023a chromosome 6, ASM2944872v1, whole genome shotgun sequence window:
- the LOC129857419 gene encoding sialic acid-binding Ig-like lectin 5, whose translation MWVLIWAALLLSLTEITTCKRQPQPQSPPPRTASPWTIAFSPAKITGEKGLCAVISCTFNHAENFKPTAAIWFKCPKNGKCDQDEDIIIHSETPSKAQEGYKQRVSLLETDLTKKNCSVIINDIRENDTGEYQFRLLSAYTYLKKVKITVKALTQKPSVLTPPLTEGEPATLICTAPGICSGSPPKITWTWRGTGDNTTIQMREDLTNVTTTHFSTLTFTPSAEHHNMMVTCQVTFQKTYTIEETVTLNVSYVKDPQITEHKMVKEDGTLDLTCSVDSYPPSDITWSKNGTSAPLQNYTENATLTISNVTREHAGEYVCTVHHHNRTMTASTVVTVMYLPVILPGSGCVDQAEVMTCVCVSQGVPLPLIEWPLLELNTENTMSVLGSSVNSTISLPVGNHNNITVECVSRNVVGVVREKLQVTQNKSQEKQEDKEWEDIIAMLSDLKLITAFVIGAALSATICCIFLCLTGKCKRQKKRIPKDSKNPFINLEMVACEDQQTDAGQAVGGEQTPLQLELRGGAENGGTQTSGAAGKFDTREEPNEVDYASINYSLLKKKTPEAEKKTTTAESEYAKIKREKKKEGGKDGGEGSGMMMMGKDEEKENGKPAAETDEDTALYSNVKAIMGGGE comes from the exons ATGTGGGTCCTCATCTGGGCagctctacttctctctctgacagagatAACCACATGCAAAA GACAGCCACAGCCACAATCACCACCACCACGAACAGCATCCCCCTGGACCATCGCCTTCAGTCCAGCAAAGATAACAGGAGAGAAGGGACTATGTGCTGTAATTTCATGTACCTTCAATCATGCAGAGAACTTCAAACCTACTGCAGCAATATGGTTCAAATGTCCTAAAAATGGCAAATGTGATCAGGATGAAGACATAATTATCCACTCTGAAACTCCCTCTAAAGCTCAGGAGGGTTATAAACAGAGAGTGTCTCTACTGGAGACCGATCTGACAAAGAAGAACTGTAGTGTGATCATCAACGACATCAGAGAGAATGACACAGGAGAGTATCAATTCAGACTGCTAAGTGCATATACATACCTCAAGAAAGTGAAAATCACAGTGAAAG CTCTGACCCAGAAGCCCTCAGTGTTGACTCCTCCTCTGACAGAGGGAGAACCAGCGACTCTGATCTGCACCGCACCAGGAATCTGCTCTGGATCTCCTCCTAAAATAACATGGAcatggagagggacaggagacaACACCACCATACAGATGAGAGAGGACCTGACCAAtgtgacaacaacccacttctcAACTTTGACCTTTACCCCCTCAGCTGAGCACCACAACATGATGGTTACGTGTCAAGTAACCTTCCAGAAAACATATACAATTGAAGAGACAGTAACTTTGAATGTGTCAT ATGTGAAAGACCCCCAAATAACTGAACATAAAATGGTGAAAGAGGATGGTACCCTGGATCTGACCTGCAGTGTTGACAGTTACCCTCCATCTGACATCACTTGGAGTAAGAATGGGACAAGTGCCCCACTTCAGAATTACACTGAAAATGCCACTCTCACCATCTCCAATGTGACAAGAGAACATGCTGGGGAGTATGTGTGTACAGTTCATCAccacaacaggacaatgacagctTCCACCGTTGTCACTGTGATGT ACCTTCCTGTGATTCTTCCTGGCTCTGGGTGTGTGGACCAGGCAGAGGtcatgacctgtgtgtgtgtcagtcaggggGTTCCCCTACCCCTCATAGAGTGGCCACTGCTGGAGCTCAACACAGAGAACACTATGTCAGTGTTGGGTTCCTCAGTGAACAGCACCATCAGCCTGCCTGTTGGAAACCACAACAACATCACTGTGGAGTGTGTCAGCAGAAATGTGGTGGGTGTAGTGAGAGAGAAGTTGCAGGTAACCCAAAATAAGAGCCAAGAAAAGCAAGAAG ATAAGGAATGGGAAGACATTATAGCTATGCTGTCGGACCTAAAACTGATTACTGCATTTGTGATTGGTGCAGCCCTCTCAGCCACCATCTGTTGTATCTTCCTGTGTTTGACAGGGAAATGTAAAAG ACAAAAAAAGAGGATCCCAAAGGATTCCAAAAACCCTTTCATAAACCTGGAGATGGTGGCATGTGAAGACCAACAG ACGGATGCAGGACAGGCTGTTGGGGGTGAACAGACCCCTCTGCAGTTGGAGCTGAGAGGAGGAGCAGAAAACGGAGGGACCCAGACCAGTGGAGCCGCAGGAAAATTTGACACAAGGGAAGAACCAAATGAAGTGGACTACGCCAGTATCAACTACTCCCTGCTGAAGAAGAAGACTCCTGAGGCAGAGAAGAAGACCACTACCGCAGAGTCAGAGTACGCCAAAATCAAacgagagaagaagaaagaggggggaaaagatggaggagaggggagtggaATGATGATGATGGGGAAGGATGAGGAAAAAGAGAACGGTAAGCCAGCAGCAGAGACAGATGAGGATACAGCGCTTTACTCCAACGTCAAGGCTATTATGGGTGGTGGTGAGTGA